In Lachnospiraceae bacterium, one DNA window encodes the following:
- a CDS encoding PDDEXK nuclease domain-containing protein, which produces MLTPSNQYLQAVEEINDYVNQAKCRASVSVNSEIMKTNIFIGNVIIRNSEWGNKFVENLSKDMKMRFPSAKGYSVRNLKYMKKFAQIFTEDDVDEYGLGRITWSHHQILMSKVSNREEYIWYLEKTLEHKWSVDDLASQVKSQLYERQAVANKISNFERRLPAEQKDMVLSTMKDPYMFDFIDYTEEMLETDIENELVKNVTSLLMELGTGFAFMGQQYHLEVGGKDFYIDLLFYNTKIRCYVAIDLKTGEFKPEQAGKMNFYLSALDDLVKAPEDNPSVGLILCRDENRTIAEYALRDMSKPIGVSEYHLCTDLPLDLKNALPAVEDIRSRIDMKK; this is translated from the coding sequence ATGCTTACACCGTCAAATCAATATTTGCAGGCAGTAGAGGAAATAAATGATTATGTCAATCAGGCTAAATGCAGAGCTTCTGTCAGTGTAAATAGTGAGATAATGAAAACAAATATATTTATTGGAAATGTTATTATCCGCAATTCTGAGTGGGGAAATAAATTTGTAGAAAATCTGTCTAAGGATATGAAGATGAGATTTCCAAGTGCAAAAGGTTATTCTGTCAGAAATTTAAAGTATATGAAGAAATTTGCACAGATTTTCACGGAAGATGATGTAGACGAGTACGGATTGGGAAGAATTACTTGGAGTCATCATCAGATATTGATGAGTAAAGTGTCAAATCGAGAAGAATATATATGGTATCTGGAAAAAACTTTAGAACATAAGTGGTCGGTTGATGATTTGGCTTCCCAAGTTAAGAGTCAATTATATGAGCGACAGGCAGTTGCTAATAAAATATCAAATTTTGAAAGACGATTACCGGCTGAACAAAAGGATATGGTATTAAGCACAATGAAAGACCCATATATGTTTGATTTCATTGATTATACGGAAGAAATGTTGGAAACAGATATAGAAAATGAACTTGTAAAAAATGTTACTTCTTTGTTGATGGAATTAGGCACTGGTTTTGCCTTTATGGGACAGCAGTATCATCTTGAGGTTGGGGGAAAAGATTTTTATATAGACCTTCTTTTCTATAACACAAAGATTAGATGTTATGTGGCAATAGACCTTAAAACTGGCGAGTTTAAGCCAGAACAGGCAGGAAAGATGAATTTTTATTTATCTGCTTTAGACGATTTAGTGAAAGCTCCAGAGGATAATCCATCAGTGGGACTTATTTTGTGCAGAGATGAAAATAGAACAATTGCAGAGTATGCATTGAGAGATATGTCAAAACCGATTGGTGTCAGTGAATATCACTTATGCACGGATTTACCGTTAGATTTGAAAAATGCATTACCTGCCGTAGAAGATATTAGAAGTAGAATTGATATGAAAAAGTAA
- a CDS encoding transcriptional regulator, with amino-acid sequence METKPRILYLQKILLERTDEENPLSTTQLINILNDEYGISAHRTTVTKDIAALQEFGMDIVTIHSTQSKYFVASRKFELPELKLLIDAVESSKFITKKKSETLIEKIHTMTSPGQASKLKRNNYVVNRIKPDNEQIYYIIDAINDAINAGKQISFQYYDYTGLKKKVLKNKGEVYKFSPYKLLWCGDYYYVLGYSEKKSKVINFRVDRIASKPEILDKDIIPMPDDFDIENFTKEVFFMFSGEKVLVDLRCDNSLMKTMVDRFGEDVTTLAYDMTSFRVQTEVSASPTFFGWVFGFNGKVQILAPESVKEQYRQMIAKADEDMQESE; translated from the coding sequence ATGGAAACAAAGCCAAGAATTTTATATTTACAAAAGATTTTACTGGAAAGAACCGATGAAGAAAATCCTCTTTCCACAACACAGTTAATCAATATATTGAATGATGAATATGGAATATCTGCACATAGAACGACGGTCACAAAAGATATTGCTGCACTTCAGGAGTTTGGAATGGACATTGTTACTATCCATTCTACTCAAAGCAAATACTTTGTAGCTAGTCGTAAGTTTGAATTGCCGGAACTGAAACTGCTGATAGATGCGGTAGAGTCATCGAAGTTCATTACAAAGAAGAAAAGCGAAACTTTGATTGAAAAGATACATACGATGACTAGTCCAGGGCAGGCATCGAAGCTGAAGCGTAATAACTATGTGGTCAATCGTATTAAGCCGGATAATGAACAGATATATTATATCATCGACGCTATAAATGACGCCATCAATGCAGGTAAACAGATTTCTTTCCAGTATTATGATTATACCGGATTAAAGAAAAAGGTTCTGAAGAATAAGGGCGAAGTGTATAAGTTCAGTCCGTATAAACTTCTCTGGTGTGGGGACTATTATTATGTTCTCGGATATTCAGAGAAGAAAAGCAAGGTTATCAATTTCAGGGTAGACCGTATTGCTTCCAAACCTGAGATACTGGATAAGGATATTATCCCAATGCCCGATGATTTTGATATTGAGAATTTTACAAAAGAAGTGTTCTTTATGTTCTCAGGAGAGAAAGTTCTTGTGGATTTACGGTGTGATAACAGTCTGATGAAAACAATGGTAGACCGTTTCGGAGAAGATGTGACAACCCTTGCGTATGATATGACTTCTTTCAGAGTACAGACCGAAGTATCAGCCAGTCCTACCTTTTTCGGTTGGGTATTTGGCTTTAATGGAAAAGTACAGATACTTGCACCGGAAAGTGTGAAAGAACAGTACAGACAGATGATTGCAAAAGCCGATGAGGATATGCAGGAGAGTGAGTAG
- the lexA gene encoding transcriptional repressor LexA: protein MRSKSPELMSEIKKYIEDYYLQNRQSPSTTKIAEAVGIARGTAYKYLVEMAEKNMIEYDGQEISTNVTRKYSGEQTQTPIVGSIPCGSPQYEEENIEEYVSLPTAIFGKGDFFILRASGQSMIEAGIDDGDLVVVKKQVEAKEGDIVVALVDNQNTLKRYFRDDENQKIILHPENKKMKDIIVDECCIQGVACHIIKEL from the coding sequence ATGAGAAGCAAGAGTCCTGAACTTATGAGTGAGATAAAAAAGTATATTGAGGATTATTACCTGCAAAACAGACAATCCCCATCGACTACAAAGATTGCTGAAGCGGTTGGCATTGCCAGAGGTACAGCATACAAATACTTGGTAGAGATGGCTGAGAAGAATATGATTGAGTACGACGGGCAGGAAATTAGTACAAATGTGACCCGTAAGTACAGTGGCGAACAGACACAGACACCGATTGTGGGTTCTATTCCTTGTGGCAGTCCTCAGTATGAGGAAGAAAATATTGAAGAATATGTATCGCTTCCTACTGCTATTTTCGGCAAAGGAGATTTCTTTATATTAAGAGCAAGCGGTCAGTCTATGATTGAAGCAGGGATTGATGACGGCGACCTTGTGGTTGTCAAAAAGCAGGTAGAAGCCAAAGAGGGCGATATAGTAGTTGCCCTTGTGGATAATCAGAATACATTGAAACGTTACTTCCGAGATGATGAGAATCAGAAAATCATTCTCCACCCGGAAAATAAGAAGATGAAAGACATCATTGTAGATGAGTGCTGCATTCAGGGTGTGGCTTGTCACATCATCAAAGAATTATAA